The Balneolaceae bacterium genome segment GCGTTTCCAGAAGTCGTTGACCAGGTAGGAGGAGCCCCAGTTCAGGTGGGTGGAGATGGTGCTCATGTAGGCGGCGGTCAGGGAGGCGACCACCAGCCCGAGCAGTCCCGTGGGCAGGAAGGTGAGCATGGCGGGGTAGCCCATGTCGTGGTCGGCCACGCCGGCCGCGCTGGGGAAGGCTTCCCGGATGGAGGCGATGTCGGGGAAGACCACGATGGAGCAGAGCGCCACGATGATCCAGGGCCAGGGGCGCAGGGCGTAGTGGGCGGCCTGGAAGAAGAAGACGGCCGCGATGGAGTTGGCCTCGTCCTTGGCGGCGAACATCCGCTGGGCCACGTAGCCTCCCCCGCCGGGCTCGGCGCCGGGGTAGTAGACGCTCCACCACTGCACGGCCAGGGGGATGATGAACACCCCGATGGCCTGGGCCGGGTCGGAGAAGTCGGGCAGGATGTTGAGCCGCGGGATCACCGCCTCGTGGGTCAGCAGCCCGCTGAGTCCCCCCACGTCGGGATGCTGCAGGGCCACCCAGGCGGCGGCGATGCCCCCGATGATCGACAGGAAAAACTGGAAGAAGTCGGTCAGCAGCACCCCGCGCAGCCCTCCCAGGGAGGAGTAGATCACCGTGATCACCCCGGCGATGACCACCGTCTCCACGGGCGAGAGTCCCATGAGCACCCCGCTGATCTTGATGGCGGCCAGGGAGACCGTCGCCATGATCACCACGTTGAACAGAAATCCCAGGTAGATGGCCCGGAAGCCGCGCAGGAAGGCGGCCGACTTGCCGCTGTAGCGCAGCTCGTAGAACTCCACGTCGGTCAGCACGCCGGAGCGCTTCCAGAGCTGGGCGTAGACGAACACCGTCAGCATGCCGGTCAGCAGGAAGGCCCACCAGGCCCAGTTGCCGGCCACCCCGTTGGTGCGCACGATGTTGGTGACCAGGTTGGGCGTGTCGGTGCGAGAAGGTGGTGGCCACCATGGAGACGCCCAGCAGCCACCAGGGCATGTTCTTGCCGGCCGCGAAAAACTCGTCGGTGTTCTTGCCCGCCCGGCGCATCACCCACACCCCGATCCCCAGCGAGAAGATCAGGTAGGCGATCACAATGGTCCAGTCGACGGTCTCCAGCAGCATAGGCGGTTCCTAGAAGTCGGTTTCGGGCACGTCTTTTCGGGTGAGGTGGTCCCAGCTCCGGCCCAGCAGCTCCCGCGGGTTGTCGCCGGGGGTCAGGGGACGAAGCCGGAAGGCGTAGCGGTAGGGCTTGACGGGGAGGCGGTACTGCTCATGGGGACGCGCCCCCCAGGAGTTGTCCCCGCCCAGGCCCATCTGCGCCAGGTCGATGTTGAGGGTGACGGCCCCGCCGGACTGCAGCTCGTGCATGTGGCTGGCGGAGGCGAGCTCCTCCATGGTGTAGGGCCAGGCCCCGGCGTAGAGGGTCGTGAGCCCCTCCACCAGCAGGCCCTCGCCCGCCTGGTCGGCCAGCACCATCCAGCGCACCCCGGTGTGGTTGGCGTTTTCCTGGGGACGCACGTAGGTGTAGGCCTGCCCGGCCACGCTCATGCCCCAGACGCCCAGGGCCGCGCCGGTCTTGCGGTCGAAGTACGTTTCGCGGGGACTGCGCCCGAACCAGGCGATCTGGTCGTAGGCGGCCGGCAGGGTGAGCTGCATGCCGAAGCGCGGGATGACCGGCAGCTCGGGGTCTTCGTGACTCAGCTCGGCCTCCACCAGCACGTCCCCGCTGCCCAGCACGGTGTAGGTGGTGGTGTAGGGCAGGCCCTCGCCCACGGGCAGCTCCGACTGCACGTAGATGCGCACCCCGGTGAGGGAATGTTCGGAGCGGATGTCGGTGACCTGGCGACTGGGACCCGCCTGCTTCCAGGCGCCGAGGCGGTCGGGCATGCCGTTGCGCTGGTCGTTGTCGTTGGGCACCCGCCAGAAGTTGGGCGTCAGCGGACCGCGCAGGCGCTCCTCCCCTTCCCACACGAAAGACGACAGGTTGCCCGTGGATTTGTCCACCGTCACCGTGAAATGTTCGCCCTCCACCGTAAAGGCCTCGGGGTCCTCGCTGACGCTCATTTGAGGCATGGCGGAGGGGTCAGCCTTGGGCGCGGGCGGGACGTCCACCGGCGCCTGGTGCTGGTTCCAGGCCACCGTGTGACCCGCCTCGGCCCAGGGAGTGTCTTCGGCCAGGCGGGCGCGCACCATCAGGTGATACTCCGCGCCGGGCCGGGGCTCGAACTCCTCCACCGGCAACGTTATTACCTGCTGGTCCTGCGGGGGAACGCGCAGGCGGGGCAGGGTGCCCGACTGCACCGGGTGGCCGTTTTCGGTGAGCTCCCAGGTAAGGTCCACATAGCCCAGGTCGCGGAAGAAGTTCTGGTTGCGGACCTCCACGCGCCAGCGCTCCAGGTCGGCCGGCACGATTTCGATGTTCTGGTAGACCTTCTTGACCTCCTGCAGCTCCGGCTGGGGCGTGCGGTCGGGATCCACCAGCCCGTTGATGTTGAAATTCTCGTCGTTGGGCACGTCCCCGTAATCCCCGCCGTAGGTGAAGTATTCGCGGCCTTCGGCATCCGTGGCCCGCAGCCCCTGGTCCACCCAGTCCCAGATAAATCCCCCCTGCAGGTGGTCGTGGCCCTCGATGACATCCCAGTAGTCCTGCAGGTTCCCCACGCTGTTGCCCATGGCGTGGGCGTACTCGCAGAGGATGAGCGGGCGGTCGCGCGGGCCGGCCTCGTAGGAGAAGACGCCGTTGGGCCGGTAGCTGCCGTAGACCGAACCCTGCTCCTCGGAGGCGTAATCCACCAGGTTCCACGGGTGGTTGTACATGGGGGTGACCAGGTCGACGTACGAGCGCGTGCCCGCCCGTTCGTACTGGATGGGACGCGTGGGGTCGCGGCGGCGGATCCACTCGGCGGCGGCCTCCAGGTGGGTGCCGTCCCCCGCCTCGTTGCCCAGCGACCAGATGATCACCGAGGGGTGGTTCTTGTCGCGCTCCACCATGCGGCGGACGCGGTCCACGTGCGCCTCCCGCCAGCCGGGCCGGTTCGCCAGGGTCTCCTCCGGGTCGTAGCCCATGCCGTGCGACTCGATGTTGGCCTCATCCACCACGTAGAGCCCGTAGCGGTCCGTCAGCTCATACCAGTCGGGGTGGTTGGGGTAGTGGGAGGTGCGCACGGCGTTGATGTTGTGGCGTTTCATCAGGCGGATGTCCTCGATCATGCGCTCCCGGGAGACCGTCCGTCCCAGGTCCGGGTCGTGCTCGTGGCGGTTCACCCCCTTCAGGTAGACCGGCTGCCCGTTCACCAGCAGGTGTCCCCCGCTCACCTCGACCTCCCGGAAGCCCACCCGGTCGGTGTGCACCTCGAGGAGGTTTTGGTCAGCGTCGTACAGCCGCAGCACCAGCGTGTAGAGGCTGGGCGTCTCGGCGGTCCACTTGTCCGGGTTGGCGATGGTGGTTTGGAGGTCGATGATGCTCTCCTCCCCCGGGGAGACGTAGGCCGTGCCCTGGCCGAGCAGCGGGTCCTGGCCGACGGTGTTGCCCTTCGGGTCCAGCAGCTCGGCCTGGATGCGCAGGTCGCGCGCCGGCTGCTCGCCCAGGTTCTGTATATG includes the following:
- a CDS encoding glycoside hydrolase family 2 TIM barrel-domain containing protein, which produces MRDWLLSVTLPAALLAVKLLLAVMLLTAMLLPAVAAAQGSASAGVRVGEATAPDTAAHPDWENPLMIARNKEPGRATSIPFPSEEAALGAHRSESTLGADRGEPLVATHRYESPWHRSLNGQWKFHWALRPEERPQNFHETDFNAADWPTIRVPSSWQTQGFGTPIYSNITYPFAKDPPRVTREPPEEYTSYTLRNPVGSYRTTFTIPDDWDGRQTFLHFAGVKSAFYLWINGQKVGYSQGSMTPAEFNITDYLRPGENVLAAEVYRWSDGSYLEDQDMWRLSGIYRDVFLYSTADLRIRDFHVRTDLDPQYRDATLRLTTHIQNLGEQPARDLRIQAELLDPKGNTVGQDPLLGQGTAYVSPGEESIIDLQTTIANPDKWTAETPSLYTLVLRLYDADQNLLEVHTDRVGFREVEVSGGHLLVNGQPVYLKGVNRHEHDPDLGRTVSRERMIEDIRLMKRHNINAVRTSHYPNHPDWYELTDRYGLYVVDEANIESHGMGYDPEETLANRPGWREAHVDRVRRMVERDKNHPSVIIWSLGNEAGDGTHLEAAAEWIRRRDPTRPIQYERAGTRSYVDLVTPMYNHPWNLVDYASEEQGSVYGSYRPNGVFSYEAGPRDRPLILCEYAHAMGNSVGNLQDYWDVIEGHDHLQGGFIWDWVDQGLRATDAEGREYFTYGGDYGDVPNDENFNINGLVDPDRTPQPELQEVKKVYQNIEIVPADLERWRVEVRNQNFFRDLGYVDLTWELTENGHPVQSGTLPRLRVPPQDQQVITLPVEEFEPRPGAEYHLMVRARLAEDTPWAEAGHTVAWNQHQAPVDVPPAPKADPSAMPQMSVSEDPEAFTVEGEHFTVTVDKSTGNLSSFVWEGEERLRGPLTPNFWRVPNDNDQRNGMPDRLGAWKQAGPSRQVTDIRSEHSLTGVRIYVQSELPVGEGLPYTTTYTVLGSGDVLVEAELSHEDPELPVIPRFGMQLTLPAAYDQIAWFGRSPRETYFDRKTGAALGVWGMSVAGQAYTYVRPQENANHTGVRWMVLADQAGEGLLVEGLTTLYAGAWPYTMEELASASHMHELQSGGAVTLNIDLAQMGLGGDNSWGARPHEQYRLPVKPYRYAFRLRPLTPGDNPRELLGRSWDHLTRKDVPETDF